The DNA segment ATTACCAGTGTCGCCCCCTCGCTGACATTCACCAAGGGCAGCAATTCGTCGAACAGCTCGCTTTCGATCCGCGGCATCGGCACGACCGTCTTTTCGGCCGCGACCGAACCGGCTGTTTCGGTCGTCATCGACGATGTGCCGCTGGCGCGTTCGGGGCAGGGTTTCCAGGATCTCGTCGACGTCCAGCGCGTCGAAGTCCTGCGCGGCCCGCAGTCGACGCTCTTCGGCAAGAATTCCTCTGCCGGCCTGATTTCGGTAACGACCGAGGCTCCCAGTTCCACGCTCACCGGCCACTTCGACGGCAGCTATGCCGAAGGCGGCGAGTGGCAGGCGCGCGGCTCCATTTCGGGTCCGATCGGCGATAACGCCGGTTATCGCGTCAGCGGTTTCTACAAGGACTATGACGGCTTTGTCCGCAATGTCTCCGGCATCGGTGACCGCTGGCTGAGCGGCTATCGCAACTGGGGCGGGCGCGCCAAGCTCCGTTTCGAACCTAGCTCGGACCTGACGATCACCCTGATCGGCGATTACAGCAACGGCCGTGACGACACGGTGCCGACGCTGCGTTCGGTCAACACGCAAGCTTATGCCGACGCGATTGCGCCGCTGGTCCCTTCGGCCGACCTGCGCGAAGTGAACCTCAATGCAAACAACACCAACACCAGCAAGCAGTGGGGCGTTTCGGGCAAGGTCGAATATCAGCTCAACGACGATCTGCAGCTCGTCTCGATCTCGGCCTTCCGCAAGTGGAACTTCCACGGCCGTGGCGACACGGACTATACCCCGCTGACGACGCCGGTACCGGGCGTGACTCTCTGGGACGTCAACACCGGTACGACCGAGCTCAAGCAGTACTCCCAGGAACTTCGCCTCGTGTCGGGCGACCTGGGCGGCTTCGACATTCTGCTGGGCGCGTTTGCGTTCAAGCTCGACGCCGATACCAGCTTCATGCGCCGGACGGAGGCCACTTCCGCTTCGCGCAGCGGCCAGTTCACCGGCGGTACAACCAATTCGAACATTGCTGCCTTTGCCAGCACGAACATCGACCTGACCGACAAGATGCAGCTGTTCGGCGGCGTGCGCCTGCTTCACGAGAAGCTTGACTGGACCGTCAACCGCGATCCCGCCAATGTCCTAGTTCCGGGCGACCTTGCCTTGGGCGGTGCAGCGGGCACGGCGGCGGACTTCAGCGGTTCGACCAGCGACACCCGTGTCGTCGGCAAGATCGGCGTGCGCCACGACGTCGCCGGACTGGGCAACGTCTATGCAAGCTATGCCCGCGGCTACAAGGGCAAGGGCTTTAACCTGATCTTTGCCGCCCAGGATACCTACAAGCCGGTCAACCCCGAGACTTCGAACGCCTTCGAGGTGGGCATGAAGATCGAGAGTGCCGACCGCAAGGTCTCGGTCAACGGCGCGCTGTTCTACACCAAGTACAACAACTACCAGGCGCAGGCGCAATTGCCGGGCGACATCTCGTTCTACCTGCTGAACGCCGGTTCGATCTCCACCAAGGGCATCGAGCTGGAATTGAACCTGCGTCCCACCAGCCTCACCACGATCTCGCTGGGCGGCACGTTCATGGACGCGCGCATCGACAGCTACACCGATGGCCCGTGCTACTTCGGACAGACCGCCGGTGAGGGCTGCGTCAACAATGCGCAGGATCTCTCCGGTGGAGACCTGCCCAACGCGCCGGACTTCCGCATGACCGCATTCGTCAAGCAGTACGTGCCGATGGGCGACAGTCTGCCCTTCGACACTTACGTTCAGTCGAACATGACTTATCAGACACGGGTCCAGTACCAGCTCGACCAGAATCCCGACACCATCCAGGATGGATATGCCGTCGTGAATGCCGAACTTGGCATCGAGGACAAGGACGGTCGGTATTCGCTCGCATTCTTCGTCCGGAACCTGTTCGACAAGAACTTCACCGGGAATGTCTTTGCCTCCAGCTTCAACGGCGGGCGCGTTTACCAGCAGGTGCTGCGCGAAGCCGACCGTTACTGGGGCGTGCGCGGTTCCTTCAGCTTCTGATGAAGCCCGAAACCGCCTGCGTGAATGGTTCCAACCCCGCAGCCGGGGGCAGCGACGACCCGCTCGCGCTGTCTCCGGCTGATCGGGCCTGGGTCGACGCTCGCCTCGGTGAGCTGTCGACCGAGGACAAGGTCGGCCAACTCTTCGTCCTTA comes from the Novosphingobium pentaromativorans US6-1 genome and includes:
- a CDS encoding TonB-dependent receptor — translated: MNTAYSPANRISVSMGALVVALALGAPAAAQDVAASSGDDGTQAVPSEIIVTAGLREQTLQDVPIAVSVVSGGQLDAVGADGVASITSVAPSLTFTKGSNSSNSSLSIRGIGTTVFSAATEPAVSVVIDDVPLARSGQGFQDLVDVQRVEVLRGPQSTLFGKNSSAGLISVTTEAPSSTLTGHFDGSYAEGGEWQARGSISGPIGDNAGYRVSGFYKDYDGFVRNVSGIGDRWLSGYRNWGGRAKLRFEPSSDLTITLIGDYSNGRDDTVPTLRSVNTQAYADAIAPLVPSADLREVNLNANNTNTSKQWGVSGKVEYQLNDDLQLVSISAFRKWNFHGRGDTDYTPLTTPVPGVTLWDVNTGTTELKQYSQELRLVSGDLGGFDILLGAFAFKLDADTSFMRRTEATSASRSGQFTGGTTNSNIAAFASTNIDLTDKMQLFGGVRLLHEKLDWTVNRDPANVLVPGDLALGGAAGTAADFSGSTSDTRVVGKIGVRHDVAGLGNVYASYARGYKGKGFNLIFAAQDTYKPVNPETSNAFEVGMKIESADRKVSVNGALFYTKYNNYQAQAQLPGDISFYLLNAGSISTKGIELELNLRPTSLTTISLGGTFMDARIDSYTDGPCYFGQTAGEGCVNNAQDLSGGDLPNAPDFRMTAFVKQYVPMGDSLPFDTYVQSNMTYQTRVQYQLDQNPDTIQDGYAVVNAELGIEDKDGRYSLAFFVRNLFDKNFTGNVFASSFNGGRVYQQVLREADRYWGVRGSFSF